The nucleotide sequence ggatatctagtagcataatctaccatagtcaaaatatatctgtttttcctatcagtcataaagtggcgcctgcgtgtttgttccccgagtttgcgtgataacgcgagcaactcgcgtgttgaaggctaaaagtgaaacgtgttgcacggttagaaatgcgtatataaacgagaaatagttattgcgcatgctcagcgtgcagcgtgcgctgccgcgcaaataaatgttctcctgcgcatgcccagcgtgccaaaccgagcaggttaaatgcgcatgctcagcgtgcaatggatttaagtgttttaaaaagtatatggattcatcgtcttacggttctagtttgaaagatgatatttctttcaaattttatttttgatttgaaatttaactttttgatcattttcgtaaagaattttttgtaaacagtgtaCCTGGAAAGTAGTGTAGACAGGATCTAGTAGATGTTGTCTACATCATAAAAAGACGGCAGTTCCACTGCATATTAAAGCGGCGACACTGAGATTCTATACAGTATCGCCAAGAATTTGGATTCGCCTTCCATCAGTAAGTGTTGAAATGTTACTATAGTtacgcttgattttattgagcactatgtactgtatgataaacacaaatgtaatatatacttcactgtatctctcataatttcgcgcatttgaaagatttttaatacaagCGCGCAAATgtagagtgggcagaccaatgctcggcgtaAAAACTACATTACAATCAAACTGACTAACAgtggtgacttccctttaataattttacaccatttgctgtcaacgaaggtgttgtcatcagttgttgaaaatatgaaatattcatgttggttttactagttctACGGTAGGTACTGTGcctcattttactttttcaatgtatgtattccATTTTTCATGATGCTAAGCCTCCTAATAGTAATACCAGTGCTAACAGGGGCGTAGATATTATACTCTAAAGTGTCAAGGGAAGCTGTTTTACAGAACTTCACCCagtagagcacacacagtaattaacagatcatatataaatcagtatatcgcctgtaaattcatatatctacacatcttttaatcaatatttcggtaagtaaaattgtttacagggctcaagataagatgtgtattagTATAGTGTTTTCTCACTAATAAACAACAATAAGTAATGGTTTACTTACTTTTTGGAAATGTTCTCTCTGTGGTTGAACTACGTAGCTCAAGGATGTAATACTGAACGTATTTCTGTGCAGAATATGGCGTCCTCACTGCAGAGTGCGGTATCCCAGAATGCCCTGTTCCCAGCTATCCCAACGTACATTGGCTCGTTTTGGCGGGTGTCGTAGGTCACTGATCATCTGTCACGGGTCAGTGAACCGCAGCCACTACACTCCTCCCCATCCTATGAAGGAATGCCCTCTAACGTGGATCTTGGGATGGTATTCACTGGTCCTATACACACTCAGAGTCTTCAGACGTTGTACTCCTAGATATCGAAGTACTATCACTGGGTTTCTAACCAGTGTAGTTATTACTGGGTTTCTGACCAGTATAGTTAGTACTGGGTTTCTAACCAGTGTAGTTATTACTGGGTTTCTGACCAGTATAGTTATTACTGGGTTTCTAACCAGTATAATTTTATAGCTAACTTCTGGGTTTCGAAGTACAGCCACCTGGATTACGAACCAGTTTTGGTACTCGGAAATAGGGACACACTTAGGCACCCTATACCTAATATTCTGATTGAGTCGCACCTCTCCAACCGGACCCGAACCATCATTTATGTCGTTTCTGTTGCTGGAGCTGCCCCGTCTAGGTACAGACGAGTAGCGTTGGAGTTGGTCTTCTTTAACAGGTCTTGCCAAGTGACTCCTCTGATTTTGGCGACTTCGTCTGCCGAATATCCCAAAAGAGCTGGGACACTTCTCCGATGTCCTCCTTTAGGAAAGTAGGGAGCATCTGTTTCAAGCAGGAGTCGATGTTCAGATAGCCATTTGATGCAGTCTAACTTGGCAGTGTCCTTGTTGTTCCTAAACCTCGAGACAATACTGGTAAAGCCGAAGTAGGTGTTAGGAAACTCACTGGTCCAACGCTGAACTAACCTCTTGGAGCCCATGAAACAATGACAATGAATGAGGTGTTCTCTGGTGACTCTTGGACATGCCTTGAATAGACAGGTTAACCAGGCTTCATCAGGGTCGTCGTCCGAGCTTCTACCATGGAGTATAAGCACTTGGTCCGGTCGTAGAGACTGTAGAGCGCGGTCAAGGTTTAACATCTGTGAAGACCATGTATTAACTGGTTCCATCCTGTCTATGCCAACTTCTCCGAGGGCAGTGATTTCTGGCCAGGAAAGTAACTCCTCAAACCTTTGCCACTGTTCCGCTGAAGGGTTCGTTTTCCTAGGGTGTAGACCGACAGCTACAACAACTCCTTGGGATTTCCACTCATGCACTTGATCTCTAGTTGGATAAGTCTCTGGATCGCTGAATACGCCAACGGCATGTTGAACATCCACTTGATATTCTTCACGGACAGTTACTGTACTGTTGATGTCAGCCAAAAAATGACTAGTAATGCCAAGTTTGTTCATACAGCGATCCAGATGACAGTGGCTATCAAACGCTGATGGAATGTGTGGAAGTTGTTCCTTCTCTTCAGGTGATAATTCAAACAAGTCTTTGAAATGAATCTGGTCCCCAGGCTTCAGAAGAGATACTAAGGAGAGTAACCTTTTCCAGTGGAGTAAGGTCCAAATCCCAGAGGTATTCATATCAAACTCACTGGGTACTGGTTCTGAGACTTCCTCCATGAACTCCCTCATACCTTGATGAAGTTTGGGACTAGGTTCATCCCAATCTCGGTGACTTTCAACCGACTTCGCCATTCCAACCAGATCGTATTTCCTCCATAAAGACGTTTCAATCCATATCAGCGGCGATGTATTTAGTCGCTATATTCCCAACAATTGAAGCATACGGAACCCTTTGACCATGCCTTACAGCTTGCATGGATTGAAGCAGTGacacaatttaaaagtttttcaaccAAACCGGAAGTTAGGATGTCGATAATTcttaacaaaatagtaaaaatgacCTGTGAAGTTGTCTTTCAGCAATAAAGCAATGAGGGTTTCTATGTTTTACATAGTCCTTCACTTAACGCCCCATGTAAGTTGATGTCTAAATGTTTATGGTAATTCAGTAATCCCCAGAGAGCCTGTGCTGTTATCTTTTGAGCCTTTATTTCTTGACACTAAAAACCGGACATGCGGCTGAAGAACCAAGAAGAATGGATTTAATGTGAAGCAAAGCCTCTCACGTGTTCACCAATTATTTTCTAGTAATTTGTTGATATGTAAATCACCCATTTTGATATAAGATTGTCCCTTGTCCCTGTATGCAGGTACTACCCAAATCCAATTCAAATCCATAAGTTAAAACTTAAAAGCCATTACGTTAAGTTCTACAAGTAGCATTGCCAAGTAGCCGTCACTAGAATTATATCATGTTATTGTAATCTGTTCATCACAGTTTTCAATAGTGATTGACATCAGTAACGATAGATACACACATACGCCTTATGATGATTAAACATTAAAAGTTACTTACCCAAAATTGATGACATTCGTTTACTTGCTCATAAAACTAGAGCAGCATGTATTGGAATTTCTGAAACTTGGCTGGACGATTCCATCTTTGATACCGAAATTCACATTGAAAACTACAACATCTTACGAAAAGACAGAAACAGGAATGGTGGAGGTGTCTGTATCTACATAAGGAGTGATTTAGCTTTTAATCCACGGAAAGGTCTTTTACATGATGAACTTGAAGCAATCTGGTGTGAACTTTTACTACCGAAGACGAAACCCATCATTTTTGGCGTTATCTACCGTCCTCCAAAACAGTCgaacttttataatattttagaatcagtATGTTTGAATACATCACATTTTACTTCGTTTGAAACAGTGATTTTAGGAGACTTCAACACTGATGtgtctaaaaataacaaaaagtgtTCTTTATCATCTACTTTGAGAACTTTTATtgacatgtttcattttaaacagttaatTGTTGATTTTACAAGGATTGGTAAATTGTCATCTACTATGATTGATCTCATTCTAGTGTCTGACATTGACAAGATTATACAGTCTGgtgtgataaatacatgtataagtgatcATCAAATGACATATTGTACAAGAAAAGTTAGTAAAAGTTTTATAGGTGTGCATAATAATGTTAAAgtaagatccatgaaaaattataatagagaagattttcagaatattttattgaatgcaGACTGGAGCTCTGTTATTTTGTGTGATAATGTTTCTTTTGCTTGGGAATCATTCAAATCTATATTTTTAACAGCTGTAAATAACGTAGCACCTGTCAAAAAGGTTAGAATAAAACAACGCACTGAGCCCTGGATTACCCAAGAAATTCTACAAAGTATAAATGAACGAGATAAGTCGTTTCATGTGTATAAAAAGGACAGGTCAGATGTTAGTTTGGAAAATTTTAAGCAGCTCAGAAATAAAACTCAATACTTAATTCATAAGGcaaaacagaatttttttaaagagaaaatagaagaaaacaaGTCTGATTCTAAGTCTCTTTGGGATGCACTCAAGAACCTTGGCTTGCCATCTAAGAAGTCTAATACATCATCACGTTCTAACATTGGTcttaaaatggatgatgataatgaGACATGTTTTAATAAGCAAAAGGTTTCTGAGAAATTCAATGTTTTTTACACAACAGTTGCTTCTAAATTGGTAGATAAATTGCCTAGGTCCCTCCAAAGATATGGaaggaattttgttttttctttttactcacAAAAAGGTGTTTTTcctaataatttttctttttcagtcatgtctgagaataaaattttaaaatatttaagtaaactcAGTGTAAGTAAATCTACTGGACTGGATGGTATTCCTTGTAAGTTTGTTAGAGAAAGTGCATCTATTATAGCTTGTCCTCTCACACATATCATAAATTTGTCTTTAATTCAAGGGGTAGTACCAGATGAGTTGAAATCTGCaagagttgttcccctttttaagaaaaatgataaaacagatgTTGGTAATTACCGCCCTGTGTCCATACTTAGTATAATTTCCAAGATTTTTGAGAGAGTTGTTTATGACCAAGTTGATTCCTATCTCAATGACAAAAATTTATTGTACAAGTTTCAGTCTGGTTTCAGAAGAGGATTTTCAACTGATACATGTCTCATACATCTTTCTGATtatatcaagtttgaaatggATAAAGGTCATCTCATAGGCATGATTTTACTTGATCTCCAGAAGGCATTTGACACTGTGGATCATTCTATCCTTCTTATGAAACTTGAAGGCCTTGGTCTTGGCCCTGATGTATTACGTTGGTTCAGATCATATTTATCTGACAGACAACAACTTGTAGATGTCTCTGGAACCTTTTCTAAGCCTTGTACAATTACTTGTGGTGTTCC is from Mercenaria mercenaria strain notata unplaced genomic scaffold, MADL_Memer_1 contig_2804, whole genome shotgun sequence and encodes:
- the LOC128552439 gene encoding 3'-5' ssDNA/RNA exonuclease TatD-like — protein: MAKSVESHRDWDEPSPKLHQGMREFMEEVSEPVPSEFDMNTSGIWTLLHWKRLLSLVSLLKPGDQIHFKDLFELSPEEKEQLPHIPSAFDSHCHLDRCMNKLGITSHFLADINSTVTVREEYQVDVQHAVGVFSDPETYPTRDQVHEWKSQGVVVAVGLHPRKTNPSAEQWQRFEELLSWPEITALGEVGIDRMEPVNTWSSQMLNLDRALQSLRPDQVLILHGRSSDDDPDEAWLTCLFKACPRVTREHLIHCHCFMGSKRLVQRWTSEFPNTYFGFTSIVSRFRNNKDTAKLDCIKWLSEHRLLLETDAPYFPKGGHRRSVPALLGYSADEVAKIRGVTWQDLLKKTNSNATRLYLDGAAPATETT